Proteins encoded within one genomic window of Ranitomeya variabilis isolate aRanVar5 chromosome 4, aRanVar5.hap1, whole genome shotgun sequence:
- the LOC143767849 gene encoding olfactory receptor 10AG1-like — MKRTNYTRITEFILVGFSDVLQIQYFLFMVFLCIFKVSLLAHMFIILLYRCSPNLHTPMYFFLANFSILEICYLSTIIPNLLFNLLSGKKTITFYGCAAQMNCFLLLGSAECYMLAAMAYDRYNAICHPLLYNNIMEKIVCIRLVIGCWFIGTMIGVLQTTFIFSLPFCSSNKINNFYCDIPPLMSLACNNTEFNEIIMLIITFIIIVGPFVLTVVSYANIIWTILKQHSAGMRKKAFSTCTSHLIVVSMFYGSGTIMYLRPKSSYGKNEEKYLSLIYTIIAPFMNPFIYTLRNNDVQNAVKKMKCYIKGKLQN; from the coding sequence ATGAAGAGAACAAACTACACAAGAATAACTGAATTTATTCTGGTCGGATTTTCGGATGTTCTTCAAATCCAATATTTCCTCTTcatggtttttctttgcatctttaAGGTTTCACTGTTGGCTCATATGTTTATAATTCTTCTGTATCGTTGTAGCCCAAATCTTCATACTCCCATGTATTTCTTTCTTGCCAATTTCTCCATTTTGGAGATCTGTTACCTGTCAACTATAATTCCAAATCTTTTGTTCAATCTTCTCTCGGGGAAGAAAACAATCACCTTCTATGGATGTGCTGCACAGATGAACTGTTTTCTATTACTGGGCAGTGCAGAATGCTACATGTTGGCCGCCATGGCGTATGATCGATATAACGCCATATGTCATCCATTACTATATAATAATATTATGGAAAAGATAGTTTGCATCAGGCTGGTGATTGGTTGTTGGTTTATTGGAACAATGATCGGTGTTCTACAAACCACATTCATATTTTCATTGCCATTCTGCAGTTCCAATAAAATTAACAATTTTTACTGTGACATTCCGCCATTAATGAGCCTGGCCTGTAATAACACAGAGTTCAATGAAATTATCATGCTAATAATCACTTTTATTATTATTGTAGGGCCTTTTGTATTGACTGTAGTTTCATATGCGAACATCATCTGGACAATTCTCAAGCAACATTCTGCAGGGATGAGGAAAAAAGCTTTCTCCACTTGTACCTCCCACCTTATCGTTGTCTCCATGTTCTATGGATCGGGCACTATAATGTACTTGAGACCAAAATCAAGTTATGGCAAAAATGAGGAGAAGTATTTATCCCTCATTTATACTATTATTGCTCCTTTTATGAACCCTTTCATATATACTTTAAGGAATAACGATGTTCAAAATGCAGTGAAAAAGATGAAATGTTACATTAAAGGAAAACTTCAGAACTGA